Proteins encoded within one genomic window of Kibdelosporangium phytohabitans:
- a CDS encoding acyl-CoA dehydrogenase family protein yields the protein MTTSNPGALAARVDAVVGDQAGDWDVTGRIPEPLIRELAADGLLCAQVPTGYGGLGLSSLDTGELAAHVGSRCSSLRSLMTSQGMVAWTVQRLATARQRDAFLPKLARGELAAAAFSEPDAGSDLSAMATRIETDGDSVVVTGRKVWSTGAVYADTLLVFGKFEDGAAAVLVPATTAGVTVEPVERPTGCRAAGHANIRLDSVRLPADTVLGGAAQSLSLLVTSALAYGRISVAWGCVGILRACLRSVAEHARTRTQFGKTLAQHQLVARHLTEILVAEQTATRACEHASRCWDSNSPDMAPAVVLAKYIGSRQATRATQRAVQVLASAGAHDGHPVARAYRDAKLMEIIEGSSEICQLILADHVVAAG from the coding sequence GTGACGACAAGCAACCCGGGGGCGCTCGCGGCCAGGGTCGACGCTGTGGTGGGTGACCAGGCCGGTGACTGGGACGTGACCGGCCGGATACCCGAACCGCTGATCAGGGAACTGGCCGCGGACGGGTTGCTGTGCGCGCAGGTGCCCACCGGCTACGGCGGGCTCGGGCTGTCCAGCTTGGACACGGGTGAGCTCGCCGCGCACGTCGGCAGCCGGTGCAGTTCCCTGCGCAGCTTGATGACCTCGCAGGGAATGGTCGCCTGGACCGTGCAGCGGCTCGCCACCGCGCGGCAGCGCGACGCGTTTCTGCCCAAGCTGGCGCGCGGCGAACTCGCGGCGGCGGCGTTCAGCGAACCGGACGCGGGCAGCGATCTGTCCGCCATGGCCACCCGGATCGAGACCGACGGTGACTCCGTCGTGGTGACCGGGCGGAAAGTGTGGTCCACGGGTGCGGTGTACGCGGACACACTGCTGGTCTTCGGCAAGTTCGAGGACGGCGCGGCCGCGGTCCTGGTTCCCGCCACCACCGCGGGCGTGACGGTCGAACCGGTCGAGCGACCGACAGGGTGCCGGGCCGCGGGCCACGCGAACATCCGCCTGGACTCGGTACGCCTCCCGGCCGACACCGTCCTCGGTGGGGCCGCGCAGTCGTTGTCGTTGCTGGTGACCTCGGCGCTGGCCTACGGGCGGATCTCCGTCGCGTGGGGGTGCGTCGGCATCCTGCGGGCATGCCTGCGCAGCGTGGCGGAACACGCTCGCACGCGGACGCAGTTCGGCAAGACGTTGGCGCAGCACCAACTGGTGGCGCGGCATCTCACGGAGATCCTGGTGGCCGAGCAGACGGCGACCCGTGCCTGCGAACACGCGAGCCGCTGCTGGGACAGCAACTCGCCGGACATGGCACCGGCCGTGGTGCTCGCCAAGTACATCGGTTCTCGTCAGGCCACGCGGGCCACGCAGCGGGCGGTGCAGGTGTTGGCGTCGGCCGGTGCGCACGACGGGCATCCGGTCGCGCGGGCGTACCGCGACGCCAAGCTGATGGAGATCATCGAGGGAAGCAGCGAGATCTGCCAGCTGATCCTGGCAGACCACGTGGTGGCGGCCGGATGA